From the Oncorhynchus nerka isolate Pitt River linkage group LG20, Oner_Uvic_2.0, whole genome shotgun sequence genome, one window contains:
- the LOC115102684 gene encoding protein FAM3A-like isoform X2 — protein MRLAGPMRAVAVLLLLGLTWVLASSILGGDSSSLVKHFFSGTNEEPTAETKPRRYKCGLSAPCPQKHLAFRLVSGAANVIGPKICLEDKILVSSVKNNVGRGLNIALVNGVSGELLDTKSFDMWAGDVTDLLKYLRPLHEGTLVFVASFDDPATKLNDEARRLFEELGSTVVKELTFRDSWVFVGAKGIENKSPFEQRMKNSKSSNKYEGWPESLEMDGCIPLRAPLEN, from the exons atgagatTGGCAG GGCCAATGCGAGCTGTGGCTGTGCTGCTATTGCTGGGCCTCACATGGGTGTTAGCCAGCTCCATACTCGGAGGGGATAGCAGCTCATTGGTCAAACACTTCTTCAGTG GGACAAACGAGGAGCCAACAGCTG AGACCAAACCACGCAGGTACAAGTGCGGTCTGTCGGCTCCATGTCCTCAGAAACATCTGGCCTTCCGTCTTGTCTCTGGAGCCGCCAACGTCATTGGGCCCAAAATCTGCCTGGAGGATAAGAT CCTTGTGAGCAGTGTCAAGAACAATGTTGGCAGAGGACTAAACATTGCTTTAGTAAATG GGGTATCGGGAGAGCTCTTAGACACTAAATCTTTTGATATGTGGGCAGGAG ATGTAACTGACCTGTTGAAGTATCTACGGCCCCTACATGAGGGAACACTTGTGTTTGTAGCTTCCTTTGACGATCCTGCCACAAA gttgaatgacGAGGCACGTCGTCTGTTTGAGGAGCTGGGTAGCACAGTAGTGAAGGAGCTCACCTTCAGAGACAGCTGGGTGTTTGTAGGAGCCAAGGGAATCGAGAACAAGAGTCCTTTCGAACAG CGTATGAAGAACAGTAAGAGCAGTAACAAGTATGAAGGCTGGCCGGAGTCTCTCGAAATGGACGGCTGTATCCCCCTCCGTGCCCCCTTAGAGAATTAA
- the LOC115102684 gene encoding protein FAM3A-like isoform X1, producing the protein MRLAGPMRAVAVLLLLGLTWVLASSILGGDSSSLVKHFFSGTNEEPTAGMWQETKPRRYKCGLSAPCPQKHLAFRLVSGAANVIGPKICLEDKILVSSVKNNVGRGLNIALVNGVSGELLDTKSFDMWAGDVTDLLKYLRPLHEGTLVFVASFDDPATKLNDEARRLFEELGSTVVKELTFRDSWVFVGAKGIENKSPFEQRMKNSKSSNKYEGWPESLEMDGCIPLRAPLEN; encoded by the exons atgagatTGGCAG GGCCAATGCGAGCTGTGGCTGTGCTGCTATTGCTGGGCCTCACATGGGTGTTAGCCAGCTCCATACTCGGAGGGGATAGCAGCTCATTGGTCAAACACTTCTTCAGTG GGACAAACGAGGAGCCAACAGCTGGTATGTGGCAAG AGACCAAACCACGCAGGTACAAGTGCGGTCTGTCGGCTCCATGTCCTCAGAAACATCTGGCCTTCCGTCTTGTCTCTGGAGCCGCCAACGTCATTGGGCCCAAAATCTGCCTGGAGGATAAGAT CCTTGTGAGCAGTGTCAAGAACAATGTTGGCAGAGGACTAAACATTGCTTTAGTAAATG GGGTATCGGGAGAGCTCTTAGACACTAAATCTTTTGATATGTGGGCAGGAG ATGTAACTGACCTGTTGAAGTATCTACGGCCCCTACATGAGGGAACACTTGTGTTTGTAGCTTCCTTTGACGATCCTGCCACAAA gttgaatgacGAGGCACGTCGTCTGTTTGAGGAGCTGGGTAGCACAGTAGTGAAGGAGCTCACCTTCAGAGACAGCTGGGTGTTTGTAGGAGCCAAGGGAATCGAGAACAAGAGTCCTTTCGAACAG CGTATGAAGAACAGTAAGAGCAGTAACAAGTATGAAGGCTGGCCGGAGTCTCTCGAAATGGACGGCTGTATCCCCCTCCGTGCCCCCTTAGAGAATTAA